The following proteins are encoded in a genomic region of Streptococcus constellatus subsp. constellatus:
- a CDS encoding extracellular solute-binding protein: MKHKVLKSVAVLGTVGLASLLLVACGSKNNKSASSGDGKNLTIYVEKQYEKYVKKAAEAFEKESGTKVTIKTGDQLKGLENLSLDNQSGKAPDVMMSPYDRVGSLGSDGQLSEVKLDKGSMTDDTTKALVTTKGKTYGAPAVIETLVMYYNKDLVSKAPTTFAELEELAKDSKYAFASENGKTTGFLADWTNFYYTYGLLAGNGGYVFGKNGTDPKDIGLANDGSIKGVEYAKTWYAKWPKGMQDTKGAANLIQTQFQSGKTAAIIEGPWKAASFKEAKVNYGVATIPTLPNGKNYQTFGGGKAWVIPAGSKNAKTAQKFVNFLTSTEQQKAFYDATNEVPANTEARKYAEGKNDELTSAVIKQFQSAQPMPNISEMSTVWDPAASMLFDAVSGKKDTKTAVNDAVKLIKDTINQKFGKK; the protein is encoded by the coding sequence ATGAAACATAAAGTGTTGAAAAGTGTTGCAGTTCTTGGAACTGTAGGATTAGCTAGTTTGTTACTAGTAGCTTGCGGTAGCAAAAATAATAAATCAGCTTCTTCTGGTGATGGTAAAAACCTCACTATTTACGTAGAAAAACAATACGAAAAATATGTAAAGAAAGCAGCTGAAGCTTTTGAAAAAGAAAGTGGAACAAAAGTTACTATTAAAACTGGCGACCAACTTAAAGGTCTTGAAAATCTTTCACTTGACAACCAATCTGGCAAGGCTCCAGACGTTATGATGTCTCCATATGACCGCGTAGGTAGTCTCGGTTCGGACGGCCAACTTTCAGAAGTGAAACTTGACAAAGGTTCAATGACTGATGACACAACAAAAGCACTCGTAACTACAAAAGGTAAGACTTATGGCGCACCTGCTGTTATCGAAACATTAGTAATGTACTACAATAAAGACCTTGTTTCTAAAGCTCCAACTACATTTGCTGAATTAGAAGAACTTGCAAAAGACAGCAAATATGCTTTTGCCAGCGAAAATGGCAAAACAACTGGGTTCCTTGCTGACTGGACAAACTTCTACTACACTTATGGTCTGTTAGCTGGTAATGGTGGATATGTCTTTGGTAAGAACGGTACCGATCCTAAAGACATTGGACTTGCAAATGACGGTTCTATCAAAGGTGTTGAATACGCTAAAACTTGGTATGCAAAATGGCCAAAAGGAATGCAAGATACTAAAGGTGCCGCAAACTTAATTCAAACTCAATTCCAATCAGGTAAAACAGCTGCTATCATTGAAGGCCCTTGGAAAGCCGCATCATTCAAAGAAGCTAAAGTGAACTATGGTGTTGCCACTATTCCTACACTTCCAAATGGTAAAAACTATCAAACCTTTGGTGGTGGTAAAGCTTGGGTCATCCCTGCAGGATCTAAAAATGCCAAAACAGCTCAAAAGTTTGTTAACTTTTTGACTTCGACTGAACAACAAAAAGCTTTCTATGATGCTACAAACGAAGTACCTGCAAACACAGAGGCTCGTAAATACGCTGAAGGAAAGAATGATGAATTGACTTCAGCTGTTATTAAACAATTCCAATCTGCTCAACCTATGCCAAATATCTCTGAAATGAGTACTGTATGGGATCCAGCAGCAAGTATGCTCTTTGATGCTGTAAGTGGTAAAAAAGATACTAAAACCGCTGTAAATGATGCCGTTAAATTGATTAAAGATACTATCAATCAAAAATTTGGTAAAAAATAA
- a CDS encoding sugar ABC transporter permease has product MTTQQQPRKALLLSLIPGLGQIYNKQKAKGAIFLGVTILFLIYFFAIAAPELGNLITLGEVPGRDNSLFMLIRGAFHFILVIVYFIFYALNLKDAYTIAKRWNNDYPVPTTFKDMLKGIYANGFPYLLIIPSYIAMTFAIIFPVLVTLLIAFTNYDFQHLPPTKLLDWVGVTNFTNIWRLSTFRSAFGAVLGWTIIWALAASTVQIVIGIFTAIIANQPFIKGKRIFGVIFLLPWAVPAFITILTFSNMFNDSIGAINTQVIPLLGKVLPFLNGHLIPWKTDPTWTKIALIMMQGWLGFPYIYVLTLGILQSIPNDLYEAAYIDGANAWQKFRNITFPMILAVAAPTLISQYTFNFNNFSIMYLFNDGGPGTVGGGAGSTDILISWIYRLTTGAAPQYSMAAAVTLIISLIVISISMIAFKKLHAFDMEDV; this is encoded by the coding sequence ATGACTACACAACAACAGCCACGTAAAGCATTGCTGCTCTCCCTCATCCCAGGACTTGGGCAAATTTATAATAAACAAAAAGCAAAAGGGGCTATCTTTTTAGGAGTTACCATTTTATTTTTGATTTACTTTTTCGCCATTGCTGCTCCTGAGTTAGGAAACTTAATTACTCTCGGTGAGGTGCCTGGACGCGATAACTCTCTTTTCATGCTGATTCGTGGTGCATTCCACTTTATTCTTGTCATTGTTTATTTCATCTTTTATGCTCTCAATCTAAAAGATGCTTATACTATTGCGAAACGTTGGAATAATGATTATCCAGTTCCTACGACTTTCAAAGATATGTTAAAAGGAATTTACGCTAATGGTTTTCCTTACCTATTGATTATTCCTTCATATATTGCAATGACTTTTGCTATCATTTTCCCTGTATTGGTTACTCTTTTAATCGCCTTTACAAACTATGATTTCCAACATTTGCCTCCAACCAAGCTCTTGGATTGGGTTGGCGTGACAAACTTCACTAATATTTGGCGACTTAGCACTTTCCGTTCTGCTTTTGGAGCCGTTCTTGGTTGGACTATTATCTGGGCACTGGCTGCCTCAACTGTCCAAATCGTTATTGGTATTTTTACCGCTATTATTGCAAACCAACCATTTATTAAAGGAAAACGCATTTTCGGCGTTATCTTCCTACTGCCTTGGGCTGTCCCAGCATTCATCACTATCTTAACTTTCAGTAACATGTTCAACGATAGTATCGGTGCAATCAATACCCAAGTCATTCCGCTTCTTGGTAAAGTATTGCCATTCTTAAATGGACATCTGATTCCTTGGAAAACAGATCCGACCTGGACTAAAATTGCTCTAATTATGATGCAAGGTTGGCTTGGTTTCCCTTACATTTATGTATTGACACTTGGTATCTTGCAATCCATTCCAAACGATCTTTACGAAGCAGCTTACATTGATGGTGCAAATGCATGGCAAAAATTCCGCAATATCACTTTCCCAATGATTTTAGCAGTTGCTGCTCCTACACTCATCAGTCAGTATACTTTCAACTTCAACAACTTCTCTATCATGTACCTCTTTAATGATGGCGGTCCTGGTACAGTTGGTGGTGGTGCAGGTTCGACTGACATCCTCATTTCATGGATTTATCGTTTAACGACAGGTGCAGCTCCTCAATACTCAATGGCTGCTGCGGTAACACTTATCATTTCTCTTATTGTGATTTCAATCTCCATGATTGCGTTCAAGAAACTACATGCATTTGATATGGAGGATGTGTAA
- a CDS encoding sugar ABC transporter permease, which translates to MNNSIKFKRRLNHFLTYFYLVALSIIIIYPLLITIMSAFKTGNVLAFKLDTDINFSLENFSKLFTETLYGTWYFNTLIIAILTMIIQTSIVVLAGYAYSRYNFLARKQSLVFFLIIQMVPTMAALTAFFVMALMLNALNHSWFLIFLYVGGGIPMNAWLMKGYFDTVPISLDESAKLDGAGHFRRFWQIVLPLVRPMIAVQALWAFMGPFGDYILSSFLLREKEFYTVAVGLQTFVSDVKNLKIAYFSAGAILIALPICILFFFLQKNFVSGLTSGGDKG; encoded by the coding sequence ATGAATAATTCTATTAAATTTAAACGCCGTTTAAACCACTTTTTAACTTATTTCTATCTAGTGGCTTTATCTATTATCATTATCTATCCTCTCTTGATTACGATTATGTCTGCTTTCAAGACAGGGAATGTCCTTGCGTTTAAGCTAGATACAGATATTAATTTTAGCCTAGAAAACTTTAGCAAGCTTTTTACTGAAACTCTTTATGGGACTTGGTACTTTAACACTTTAATCATTGCTATCTTGACAATGATTATCCAAACAAGTATAGTTGTACTAGCTGGTTACGCTTATAGTCGTTATAATTTCCTAGCTAGAAAACAAAGTCTGGTCTTCTTCTTAATCATTCAAATGGTGCCAACAATGGCTGCCCTGACCGCCTTCTTCGTTATGGCTTTGATGTTAAATGCGCTCAACCACAGTTGGTTCCTCATCTTCCTTTATGTCGGCGGTGGTATCCCAATGAACGCTTGGCTCATGAAAGGATATTTTGATACTGTGCCTATCTCGCTTGATGAGTCCGCTAAATTGGACGGTGCTGGTCACTTCAGACGCTTCTGGCAAATTGTACTGCCACTCGTTCGTCCAATGATTGCTGTACAAGCTCTCTGGGCTTTCATGGGACCATTCGGAGACTACATCTTATCTAGTTTCTTACTTCGTGAAAAAGAATTCTATACAGTTGCTGTTGGTTTACAAACCTTTGTTAGTGATGTGAAGAATTTGAAGATTGCTTACTTCTCAGCAGGCGCTATCCTGATTGCTTTGCCAATCTGTATCTTATTCTTCTTCCTACAAAAGAACTTTGTATCTGGTTTAACAAGTGGTGGCGACAAGGGATAA
- a CDS encoding maltodextrose utilization protein MalA, with translation MLPYPFNYFSSIYGFKKPFANRKLLTWFQLIFTSIFLISLSMIPVAVQNASLKTYPLTTFVDGVFDPVTKEVMDDITENAKIENHQFSYTGQQSTHNSKAGTVLLGKEQSTLGEKLTLAFGSKQLIISKKGKKLANIQYQHINQAALKNKKSLSAAISQDWFQQNRVTVGLFLVLLSGGLLTLNFFIIILGATFFLYLTKKSRLFSFKTVKECYHFALNCLGLPTLIAVAAGLLFGQAMTTMITIQNILFVLYLVIIFYRTHFRDEKMKK, from the coding sequence ATGCTACCTTATCCATTTAATTATTTTTCTAGTATTTACGGTTTTAAAAAGCCTTTTGCCAACCGAAAATTACTGACCTGGTTTCAATTGATTTTTACAAGCATCTTTTTAATTTCCTTATCCATGATACCAGTTGCTGTGCAAAACGCGTCTCTCAAGACTTATCCACTCACTACTTTTGTAGATGGTGTTTTTGACCCTGTTACAAAGGAAGTAATGGACGATATCACAGAGAATGCTAAAATAGAAAATCATCAATTCAGCTATACTGGTCAGCAATCAACTCACAATAGCAAAGCAGGAACTGTCCTTCTAGGGAAAGAACAGTCTACCTTAGGAGAAAAACTAACACTTGCTTTTGGATCCAAACAACTGATTATCAGCAAAAAAGGAAAAAAACTGGCAAACATTCAATATCAGCATATCAATCAAGCTGCTCTAAAAAATAAAAAGTCGCTCAGTGCCGCCATTTCACAAGATTGGTTTCAACAAAATCGTGTGACAGTCGGTCTATTTCTCGTTCTCCTTTCTGGCGGTCTTTTGACACTGAATTTCTTCATCATCATCTTAGGAGCTACCTTTTTCCTTTATTTAACGAAAAAATCACGTCTTTTTTCTTTTAAAACCGTCAAAGAATGCTATCATTTTGCTTTGAATTGTTTAGGTTTGCCAACTTTGATTGCTGTTGCAGCAGGGTTATTGTTCGGTCAAGCCATGACCACTATGATTACCATTCAAAACATTCTTTTTGTTCTTTATCTCGTCATTATTTTCTATCGGACACATTTCCGTGATGAAAAAATGAAAAAGTAG
- a CDS encoding LacI family DNA-binding transcriptional regulator, giving the protein MRVTIKEVAKLAGVSPSTVTRVVQNKSSISDETKKRVRKAMKELNYHPNLNARSLVSSYTQVIGVVLPDDSDAFYQNPFFPSVFRGIAQVASEFHYAIQIATGKNEKERMEAISQMVLGKRVDGLIFLYSQENDPLVKMVSEEQFPFLILGKSLSPFIPLVDNDNIQAGYDATEYFIKKGCRNIAFIGGSKRLFVTQDRYKGYQKALEDYHLELDPQNTAFANEFLEEKGYQFTKHLLNHDSKIDAIITTDSMLAEGVCNYLNQNQLSIPTLAFDSIKPKLDLAAYVDINTLELGRISFKTILQIINDTKENRQICYRQVIPHRIIEQ; this is encoded by the coding sequence ATGCGAGTTACTATTAAAGAAGTTGCTAAATTGGCAGGAGTTTCGCCTTCTACCGTTACCCGTGTTGTCCAAAATAAATCCAGCATCAGCGATGAGACCAAAAAAAGAGTCCGTAAAGCTATGAAGGAATTGAATTATCATCCTAATCTCAATGCACGTAGTCTTGTTAGCAGTTACACACAAGTCATTGGTGTTGTTTTACCTGATGATTCCGATGCTTTTTATCAAAATCCATTTTTCCCTTCAGTATTTCGTGGGATTGCTCAGGTAGCTTCTGAATTTCACTACGCTATTCAAATTGCGACCGGGAAAAATGAAAAAGAGCGCATGGAAGCTATTTCCCAAATGGTTCTAGGGAAACGTGTGGACGGGCTCATTTTTCTCTATTCTCAGGAAAATGATCCATTAGTGAAAATGGTTAGTGAGGAACAATTTCCTTTCTTAATTTTAGGAAAATCTCTTTCTCCGTTTATTCCTTTGGTGGATAATGACAATATCCAAGCTGGATATGATGCAACAGAATATTTTATCAAAAAAGGCTGCCGCAATATTGCTTTTATCGGTGGTAGTAAAAGACTATTTGTAACGCAAGATCGTTATAAAGGGTATCAAAAAGCGCTGGAAGATTACCACTTAGAGCTTGATCCTCAAAACACAGCATTTGCAAATGAATTTTTGGAAGAAAAAGGATATCAATTCACAAAACATCTTCTAAATCATGATTCAAAAATTGATGCGATTATCACAACAGATAGCATGCTAGCAGAAGGGGTCTGCAACTATTTAAATCAAAATCAATTATCTATTCCTACTCTAGCTTTTGACTCTATTAAACCCAAACTTGACTTGGCAGCTTATGTTGATATTAATACGCTAGAACTGGGGCGGATTTCTTTTAAAACTATCCTGCAAATTATCAATGATACCAAAGAAAATCGACAAATTTGTTATCGCCAAGTAATTCCACATCGCATTATCGAACAATAA
- the pulA gene encoding type I pullulanase gives MAFRSFQAYLDDQSLITIELEKQFYTEQLQFTIETVDSTQILQIRSLEEQDDFVQYSLAPLKPLDLTEHYWIYDQDRNKTFLQFRHIVRKPIFDQTFAYNENDLGAHYTPEATTFKLWAPISEQVLLHLQNTVYPMTLGEKGVWQTEVFGNFDGAAYYYLHKVNGHWVEVHDPYALSSESNSGASYIINLEKISHPIHRAQTQMSMTEAIIYEMSVRDFSMQKEAKFTYPGKFKSLTESPQLQKHTLGMEYIKQLGVTHIQLMPLYDFGSVDENHPGLVYNWGYDPMQYNLPDGSFTTNPHDPYARIVELQEAITTYHKADISVIMDVVYNHVYDPKAYAFEKIVPGYFFRYDHNGNLTNGTFCGNDVASERAMVRSYIKHSLKQWLTIYGFDGFRFDLMGILDIETMKQIAEELQSLYPNVYLYGEGWRMNTGLDNNRLAHQFNADKLPSYGFFNDHFRNTIKATIAKGEQIQKTNSINSIENVLTANIGFIGTEHFIAPQQAINYVECHDDATAFDYFAIQNPKIDLKERLDNARLALHLSLLTQGVPFIHSGQEFFRSKNLIENTYNTPDTINRLDWLRSIEYEKDVAFICQLIQFRKKHPLLRLKTRTEIKNCCSAQWLNESIVEYKIKEKENQITILINFGNNSFIYPNQDKQAVFINYPKISLDTPLDANKDYYIVPGKQVLALK, from the coding sequence ATGGCTTTCCGATCATTCCAAGCCTACTTAGATGACCAAAGTCTCATCACTATCGAGTTAGAAAAACAATTTTATACTGAACAATTACAATTTACAATCGAAACGGTCGATAGCACACAAATTTTACAGATAAGATCTCTGGAAGAACAAGACGACTTTGTGCAATACAGTCTTGCTCCTCTAAAACCGCTAGATTTAACTGAACATTATTGGATTTACGACCAAGATCGTAATAAAACGTTCTTACAATTTCGCCATATTGTGAGAAAGCCAATTTTTGACCAGACTTTTGCTTACAACGAAAACGATTTAGGAGCTCATTATACCCCGGAAGCAACAACTTTTAAGCTCTGGGCACCAATTTCTGAACAAGTATTACTTCATTTACAAAATACTGTTTACCCAATGACTCTCGGAGAAAAGGGAGTGTGGCAAACAGAAGTATTCGGAAATTTTGATGGAGCTGCTTATTACTATCTACACAAAGTAAATGGTCACTGGGTAGAAGTTCACGACCCTTATGCTCTATCGTCCGAAAGTAATTCTGGAGCTAGTTACATAATTAACTTAGAGAAAATTTCTCATCCTATCCATCGAGCACAGACACAAATGTCAATGACAGAGGCCATTATTTACGAGATGAGTGTGCGAGATTTTTCCATGCAAAAAGAAGCTAAGTTTACTTATCCTGGTAAATTCAAATCTCTGACAGAGTCTCCGCAGTTGCAAAAACATACTTTAGGGATGGAGTACATCAAACAATTAGGTGTAACTCACATTCAGCTCATGCCTTTGTATGATTTTGGCAGCGTTGATGAAAATCATCCAGGGCTCGTATACAACTGGGGATACGACCCTATGCAATACAACCTTCCCGACGGCAGTTTTACAACTAATCCACATGATCCATATGCAAGAATCGTTGAATTGCAAGAAGCCATCACTACTTACCACAAAGCTGATATTAGCGTTATCATGGACGTTGTTTATAATCATGTCTACGATCCTAAAGCCTATGCTTTTGAAAAAATCGTTCCAGGTTATTTTTTCCGCTACGATCACAACGGTAATTTAACAAATGGTACATTTTGTGGAAATGATGTAGCAAGTGAACGAGCAATGGTTCGTAGCTATATTAAGCATTCCCTCAAACAATGGTTAACGATTTACGGATTCGATGGATTCCGCTTTGACCTCATGGGGATTTTAGATATAGAAACCATGAAACAGATTGCAGAGGAGTTGCAATCTCTCTATCCGAACGTCTATCTTTACGGAGAAGGCTGGCGTATGAATACGGGGCTAGATAACAATAGACTGGCTCACCAGTTCAATGCTGACAAATTACCAAGTTATGGTTTTTTCAATGATCATTTTCGCAATACAATAAAAGCAACCATCGCAAAAGGCGAACAAATACAAAAAACAAATTCCATAAATTCTATAGAGAATGTTTTAACTGCCAATATTGGTTTTATAGGTACTGAACACTTTATCGCACCGCAACAAGCAATCAACTATGTAGAATGCCATGACGATGCAACTGCTTTTGACTATTTTGCGATACAAAATCCCAAGATTGATTTAAAAGAGCGACTTGACAATGCTCGACTTGCTCTGCATCTCTCTTTGTTGACACAAGGAGTACCATTCATTCATAGTGGTCAAGAATTTTTCCGTAGCAAAAATCTCATTGAGAATACTTATAATACTCCAGATACTATTAACCGTCTAGATTGGCTACGCTCAATTGAATATGAGAAAGATGTGGCATTTATCTGTCAGCTCATTCAATTCAGAAAAAAACATCCACTCTTACGTTTGAAAACACGTACAGAAATCAAAAATTGTTGCTCTGCTCAATGGCTGAATGAATCTATAGTCGAATACAAAATCAAAGAAAAAGAAAATCAAATCACTATCCTCATTAACTTTGGGAACAATTCATTTATCTATCCAAATCAGGATAAACAAGCTGTGTTTATCAACTATCCTAAAATCAGCCTTGATACTCCTCTCGACGCTAACAAAGATTACTATATTGTCCCTGGAAAACAAGTTCTCGCACTTAAATAA
- a CDS encoding IS1182 family transposase produces MHIHYNTNQTTLPLEISSFLPQDHLVFTIEKVVNALEDRHFHTFYHNFGRPSYHPKMLLAALLFAYSQGIFSGRKIEKMMIENLAMQYLTGQLVVSYRTINRFRVAKGMEDLIRDLFIDLNLRLKMEELVTLDCLFIDGTKIEANANKYSFVWKKATDKFSVKLQEQIQVYFQEEITPLIHQAIRLDEEEPIASEQLIEFAQVLEEELEKLNQDIEETPVKGKDERKTQRRKLKKVLRKVKDDFSVRAEKYEGYQETFEGRNSFSKTDTDATFMRMKEDHMKNGQLKAAYNLQIATENQFVLHYDVFSNPTDTKTLLPFLETYPHDLKTVVADAGYGSEENLLRLDENEVNHLIKYAMFDQEQKKGYKQSARNLANWYYDDKEDSYTHPDGWCYRFHHIKHQKTQTDFQQEIKVYYADEPKSAPQKGLYINERYQHLKAKECQALLSPEGRQIFNQRKIDVEPVFGQIKAYLGYKRCNLRGKRQVKIDMGLVLMANNLLKYNKRTTQT; encoded by the coding sequence ATGCATATTCACTATAACACAAATCAAACAACTTTACCACTAGAAATCAGTTCTTTCTTGCCACAAGACCATCTCGTCTTTACTATTGAAAAAGTGGTGAATGCCTTGGAGGATCGTCACTTCCACACGTTCTATCATAACTTTGGTCGCCCGTCTTATCACCCTAAAATGCTTTTAGCCGCTCTACTATTTGCCTACTCGCAAGGGATTTTCTCTGGACGAAAAATCGAAAAAATGATGATTGAAAATCTGGCTATGCAGTACCTAACAGGACAGTTGGTTGTCAGCTACCGCACTATCAATCGATTTCGAGTCGCTAAAGGGATGGAAGACCTCATTCGTGATCTTTTCATTGACCTCAATCTTCGTTTAAAAATGGAAGAGTTAGTGACCTTAGATTGTCTGTTTATTGACGGGACTAAGATTGAAGCCAACGCTAACAAGTATAGTTTCGTGTGGAAAAAGGCCACAGACAAGTTTTCCGTCAAACTTCAAGAACAGATACAGGTCTATTTTCAAGAAGAAATCACTCCCCTTATCCATCAGGCCATTAGGCTGGACGAAGAAGAACCGATTGCTTCAGAGCAGTTGATTGAATTCGCTCAAGTCCTCGAAGAAGAATTGGAAAAACTGAACCAAGACATTGAGGAGACACCCGTTAAAGGAAAGGATGAACGTAAAACTCAACGTCGGAAACTCAAGAAAGTCCTGCGTAAAGTCAAGGATGATTTTTCAGTACGTGCTGAAAAATATGAAGGCTACCAAGAGACATTTGAAGGGCGTAACAGCTTTTCCAAAACAGATACAGATGCCACTTTTATGCGGATGAAAGAAGACCACATGAAGAATGGTCAACTCAAGGCTGCTTACAATCTTCAAATCGCTACTGAAAATCAATTTGTTCTTCATTATGATGTCTTCTCAAATCCGACAGATACCAAGACTCTCCTGCCATTCCTTGAAACTTATCCACATGACTTGAAGACCGTTGTCGCAGATGCCGGCTATGGAAGTGAAGAGAACCTCCTTCGTTTAGATGAAAATGAGGTGAACCATCTGATTAAATATGCCATGTTTGATCAGGAACAGAAGAAAGGGTATAAACAGTCGGCTAGAAACTTAGCGAATTGGTACTATGATGACAAGGAGGATAGCTACACTCATCCTGATGGCTGGTGCTATCGTTTTCATCATATCAAACATCAGAAAACACAGACGGACTTTCAACAGGAAATCAAGGTTTACTACGCTGATGAACCTAAATCAGCCCCTCAAAAGGGACTATATATCAACGAACGTTATCAACACTTAAAAGCTAAAGAATGCCAAGCGCTTTTATCTCCCGAAGGTAGACAGATTTTCAATCAACGTAAGATTGATGTGGAACCTGTCTTTGGGCAGATAAAGGCTTATTTGGGTTACAAGAGATGTAACCTAAGAGGCAAGCGTCAGGTGAAAATTGACATGGGTTTAGTGCTCATGGCCAATAATCTCCTTAAATACAATAAGAGAACGACTCAAACTTAA
- a CDS encoding YitT family protein, with protein sequence MKKTKIYKRFRYYLRRLAYNFKLIQVLKSISRKKYDEKISASLIYGFLSAVAVNLFFQPGHVYSSGATGLAQILAALSTRFLGFAIPVSVTFYLINIPLMILAWYQIGHKFTVFTFITVSMSSLFIQFVPEVSLTNDPIINALFGGVIMGMGIGFALRSNISSGGTDIVSLTVRKKTGRNVGNISFIVNGMIMIIAGVTFGWKYALYSMITIFVSSRVTDAVFTKQKRMQAMIITSYPEAVIEKIHNKLHRGATIINGAEGTYNHEKKAVLITVITRAEFNEFKHIMRKVDPHAFVSVADNVHILGRFVEE encoded by the coding sequence ATGAAGAAAACTAAGATTTATAAACGATTTCGTTATTATTTGCGCCGTTTGGCTTATAATTTTAAATTGATACAAGTGCTTAAAAGTATCTCCCGTAAGAAGTATGATGAAAAAATATCTGCTTCACTAATCTATGGTTTTTTATCTGCTGTTGCAGTTAATCTCTTCTTTCAACCAGGGCATGTGTACTCAAGTGGGGCGACGGGATTGGCACAGATTTTAGCCGCTTTAAGTACACGTTTTTTGGGATTTGCCATTCCTGTTTCTGTAACTTTTTATCTCATCAATATCCCACTAATGATCTTGGCTTGGTATCAAATTGGGCACAAGTTTACGGTGTTTACTTTTATTACGGTTTCCATGAGCTCACTGTTTATCCAGTTTGTTCCTGAAGTGAGTTTAACAAATGACCCAATTATCAATGCATTGTTTGGTGGGGTCATTATGGGAATGGGGATTGGTTTTGCTTTGCGTTCCAATATTTCTAGTGGTGGGACAGACATTGTCAGTTTGACAGTTCGGAAGAAAACGGGCAGAAATGTCGGAAATATTTCTTTTATTGTCAATGGTATGATTATGATTATTGCGGGTGTGACCTTTGGGTGGAAATATGCGCTTTATTCGATGATTACGATTTTTGTTTCGAGTCGGGTGACAGATGCCGTCTTTACCAAGCAAAAGAGGATGCAAGCTATGATTATTACCAGTTATCCTGAAGCCGTTATTGAAAAAATCCACAATAAGTTGCATCGTGGTGCAACGATTATTAATGGTGCAGAAGGTACCTACAATCATGAGAAAAAAGCAGTTTTGATTACAGTTATTACGCGTGCTGAATTTAATGAATTCAAGCATATCATGCGAAAAGTAGACCCGCATGCTTTTGTATCGGTAGCGGATAATGTTCACATTCTTGGACGTTTCGTGGAAGAATAA